Below is a genomic region from Papilio machaon chromosome 19, ilPapMach1.1, whole genome shotgun sequence.
AGACCCACACGAAAAACACCAGCTACCACCCGAAGACCTGTTGTTACCACAAAAAAACCTAATCGAATTACGACTACTAGAAAAACACCTGTAAGAACAACTAAAAAGCCTACAAGGTTAACAACAGCCGTAAGAAGACCAACAACAACACCTACAGTCCCAACAACTACAAAGAAAACGGTAAGAAAAACTTACAAGCCTGCCAGCAGATTGTGatgatataaaacaattttaacaataaacataactttaagctaaataataaataactgataatttaaactaagtaATAGTGATTAATAAAGCAGATGTAGtgtgtaattttaatcaaaaatttctCTCCTTCGTTCCATAAAAGTCGATAAATCTTTAGTGCATCCTCTTGTGATAAACACTGTCAATACAAAGTGGGCTTGCTCTGGGCCTGtgataaatgttgttttaggTAACGACCACCAAAAAGCCTAAGCCAACCAAAAAGGTGACGACCACAACTGTTACTCCCAGCACAACAACTGAACTTTACGATGACATAACAACAGAAAGTTACACGGAGCAAATAATTAACTACGACGATAGAAGCCgtgagtattttttaaattaagtccAAAGAATacgagtaaaatattaaattttcaatactcAAAAAAGTCACATTGATTTTgtccattttattaataaaaataaaataaaaatatactaacaaCGTGTTACAGTGACGGCACCAGATGATTAATTATATGTGAATGTTAGccgtttttaacattttaaaattatagttatattagtCGTTTGCCTCTaagttttcttattaaaaaaataataacaataatgaaCAAATTTCAGTATGCGGCGTACGACCATTAGTAAAATCAGGTCGTATCGTTGGCGGAAAGAATGCTTCGTTCGGCGACTGGCCGTGGCAGGTGCTCATCAGAGAGTCAACCTGGTTAGGACTGTTCACGAAGAATAAATGCGGAGGAGTTCTGATCACTAATCGTTTTGTCACCACTGCAGCTCATTGTCAACCAGGGTATGTTTGGATATCGAATATcgattcataatatttttaactttttagtaCTTAATATTTGTCTATATTAAGTATACGAGTATAGTTATaagttttttcaataatttatttctttatttttattacgaatatttAGATTCTGTCCCTTTGTAGTAGGAATAGATCATTCTATACTCTAATTTGTCTTAAATTTACGTAAATTTCCTTTATATTAGTTtgaatatcatttttttttcagttaccATATAGCtcgttttaatgtttttttttcatagaatgCAACTAAAATTAACCTTCATTTAGCAGCTTCATGGGGTCATTGGTAGCGGTTTTCGGTGAGAATGACATATCTACCAACTTGGAGCCGAGGAGACCAGTGGCAAAGAACGTGAGGCGAGTGATACCACATCCTAAATACGACGCTGCGACATTCGAAAACGATTTAGCTATACTTGAACTGGATTCGCCAATCAAATACGAACCACATATCGGTGAGTTTGAATCAAAATTAGTTCTATCAGAATTCGCCAAGGAGtttatattaacaatgttCTATGAAATGcccatttttatttcagtgcCCATATGTATGCCACCGGATGATGCTGATTTTACAAACCGAATGGCAACAGTCACGGGATGGGGCAGACTTAAATACGGCGGTGGTGTTCCCGCAATCCTTCAAGAAGTTcaggtaattttaaattttaccacTCATTGTTTTGCGTCAGGTGCCTGTAAATATGTCCTAGGAGGAAAagttactatttaaaattcgTCTCACATATATCTAGTAATTATTTCAGTCTCAAGTCAAATACAATCTAGTATAAGTCTGTGGAGACGATCTGATAATGTATTGCTTATTATTCCAGGTGCCGGTGATGGAGAACAGTCATTGCCAGTACATGTTCCAAACGGCCGGACACGCCAAGAAAATACTTGATTCATTCATCTGCGCTGGATATTCTAATGGGAAGAAGGACTCTTGTGAGGTAATTGTTTCTTGATAATAAATGTTCTTGAAAAGTAAGCTAAGTTAATGAAAAAGACATAGTGAtagtcataataaaaaaaaattgctaccAAAAATGTTAGGGTGCATAAACAAAACTATGGACCatgggaaaataaaattttatgaattacaCTCTGATTAGAAAATTCACGGGAAGTTTTAACTCACATATTTTCAAGCTTCTACCAAACGCACACATATACAAAAATTCATTACATTTGTCGATTGAGAAAAGGTACATATGTATTAACTATTATCGGAGTTAAAACTACCGTTTTTAATATGACGCGATTAATACATAGTTCTGtgcaaaaatttacaaattgtaaCATACAACAAACATAATTGTTTAGTGATTTAGttaatctttaataataatcaattgaattatttaatttccagGGTGACAGCGGTGGTCCTTTAGTAGTGAGGAATGATGATGGAAGATGGGTGTTAGTTGGTACTGTATCACACGGCATCAAGTGTGCAGCGAGATTTCTACCCGGCGTCTATATGAGAACTACATACTATAAACCCTGGTTTAGAAGTATTACAGGAGTGAAATGAGTGCATTAAAAGTACTAGATAATGACCTAGACATATCGGTTTGAATACCTTTAACTCAAACTTAAGAGCTACAATTTAAGTCAAACGAATAATGCTcaaaatttagaattaaataattcaaaactttCTCATGATTTTGGACCAATGTCTTCAGACATTCATAGACCTTTAAAAAGGTCTATCTTCCTACTAAATACCGGTTCACATATTTAAGGTGCAAGaatgtacattaaatttattaattttgaccCAAAAACAAAAGTGATACGAGTATCTATCTAGCATAATTTTCCAACCATCTGACTAAGACATTATCGtgatctaaaaaataaaaaataatttgaataaatctaATTAGGCTATAAAAATTTCTACGTTGGATATCAACGTGCTCTCTAATTTACATCACAATATAGTCCAAAAAATGTACTGAATTGAAAATTATCGAACACTTatctaaaaatttacattagtatacgttgtaaaataatatttcttagttttaagctttgtacattaaaaggcatttatttatttaatgaaatctaGTTTCTAATGTTGACAACTAAATAATTCTGCATTGACAAAGTGAACTAACATCTTTGTGATTGTAGACTATATATTTTAGTCGCTCAATTCATGTAAgtaggaaaatatttaatattaaaatgactgttatgcatttaataaaaatataagaagtTTAAGTAAAcgatgtattattttattgaggGGTTCTTCTTCCGAAAAAATCCGAAAAACAGAAGACGATCAAAAGTATCTCTACTTTTGATCGTCTTCTGTTTTTCGGATTGAACGCAAACcatcatttgttttgtttcgttcttaatttaaaaatgagatTAACGGATACAGGCGGTAGTAATTTTGtcttttcattaaaagttCAATAAATCACTCAGAAACTGTGGGGTAGAGTAGTTAATAGAAGATGAAAATTGTCGTTATCCAAAAGCTAGACCGAAGTTTTGAGAAGGATAACAGTAGTCACCTAtgtgaattatttttgcaAGGCTACGTTAAACTGTACAGTTCTTATTTCTATAAGcgatgataatttaaattcaagttACTTTGcttcataaacatttattacattaaagttgctaatacatttttttttgattacatattttttgccATTTAAGTACATCTACTGATTTCAAACAGTATTACTTactttctaataaattttaaatccataaataaaagaaaaaaattcataaaagcCATTCGAACcatatttaaatacacaaatataattttaaaatttattaatttgtaattattttaattttttttagagaaCATCATAgcatatttattgatattgcaCAGcagtttgataaaattaattatatatttttttacatttttaatgccTAGTCTAATCTTCTAAATACTGGTATTAATATATAGtgactatttaatttattgatcaAATACTACatcgtttataatatttaagaccGCAATGAAATAACATcgatattcaaaaaatatactcataataaaaatggaaCCGTCCACTTACTAAGACCATGATCACTATTTATGTAGAACTTTCTCGTTTCCGAATTCAAATCAATGAAAGCTAAACAAAGATATTTGATAAACATATGAAAGTATTCAACAAAAATTATCCTCAAAGTTATTTTCTATCGGTCATCAACTCTACTTGAcagttaaaaattacttagaatattaaaatgtcttgCGACGCTTGTAAAGTCATGTAAAATAAGGTAAAAACTTATTCATACAAGTTTACATTCCTGTTTAATGTAAACATGCAACaacgaaagaaaaatataattaactcaTAGAATATTTAccacttattaaaattatttgtaactcGTAGGTATACTTAGAActtaaacgtaaaaaaattgtgcaaaCAAAATCCCTTATATGTCAGTAATAAGCAACGATccttcaaaatataattaaaataaaacgttagttaatacttaaaaagagtaaaattatcaatacaaTGAAATAGCTTAGCTACATTACGTTGAACAGAGAGAATTTCgcctatttttcattttttcctttataatgTAAGCATTTTTTGCAGATTGCATCCGCCCTATCTCTAATAGAAGGTGTGGCAACGGCTCTTCCCGATTCAGTTTTAGAATCTTCCACTTCAAATGGGCCTTCACTGAATTGCTGGATTAATTTCTTGATATAATTCCCCGGACCTCGAATGGTTAGTTTACTACTAGAATCATCCGTTTTAGCTTCAACTTTTTCATTACCATCTTTTATCTCATTCTTTTGTCGCAATTCACTCAACATTTCCAACCCATCTTGAAAATTCTCAAATGCTTGGCTGATTCTATCTCCAATGTTAAGTTTCTGTTCGATAGCATCAAAATGGACcgatttttgtgttttatcaaTTCCATCGTCAAAGGTTTTTGAGCCAGTTGGAGTTATTGTGATTTCATTATTCTTCATATCTATGGTTATTTTAGCATCGTCTAAGCTCAAGCCCATAACAGATACATCCATGGATTTGGATCTATGCGGTTTTGTAACAGGTACTTCCAATTTATTTGTGTCGGAAACTACATCGGGCTTAGCACTGATAGATGGCGCTGGCGATGTTGACTTGGATGATTTTTCTCCGGGGCTTGATCCTGAATTTTAATGATTGTCTAAGAAAAGAATATGTTCAAATTGTTTCTTACAAAGAAATACTATAGAAGAACGGTAAAGCGTTTtattatagtaatattttatgaaatgaatataataaaagagaaGGTTAATTATCAGgtcaattttacaattttttttggaatacaTTTACCACCCGAAGAAGTTAATTAcgcaataagtaaaaaataaaaaaaaaattacatcaaaatcCCGAcaccaattttataaattaccttAGTACTTCGCTCCGATTGGTGCGCTCTTTGGtcctaaaatataacattaatttgtaactaCAAATTATCAAAGAACACAAGCAATTGCATAACATTAAACACGAAAAGcttaatatagtaaaaactAAAGAATCCAATGCGGCACAAAAGAACGAAATAAACAACGAGACCCGATGATATAATACAACTTACACAATAAAAGAACTAACGGAAAAGAACAAAATGAAAGTAGCTTATTCCAAAATTTAATTGGCTTAACTAAAAATCTACCACACCAAgacaaaaaaatgcaataGCTAGGGATAAACACAATGGCCCTAAAATATGCTACGTAACACATTTAGCATACCGGCGGAAACCTCTTCTCTTTCCTCTTCGGAGCATTGAGGAAGAGATTGTTCCATCATAAGACCCTGCACCATGTCCATGCAGGAGTCTAGCGAGAATTTCTTACCGCACATCTTGATTCCACGGATGCGTCTACGCATCTCTGGCATTATCACatgataaaatgtataaatgattttattgattttatattacatttagaaagcaatattacaaaatataatgacatttaaaaatctacgTAACTATAATTGAAGAAAactataatgtataaaaatccAGTGCAAACATTGctattttaagaataatatctaaagtttaaactaaaatacgaAAATCCAAGAACTCAAATAAGTTTTGGAAACGAacgtgtttataaaaaaatactgtactgtactgtatgtagtattattaattactatgtCAAAAAATAGTATTGTACTTACCAGGACTATCTTTAGGTTCCATTTTCAATTGAGCGAATGTTTGCGCACAGGAATTGAGGACTTGTTCGTAATCGCAGATAGCAACGTGGGTTCCGTTCACAATTTTAGGACTCATCGGACTATTGGCAAGAAGAAGACTCGTCCCGAAGGTAGCGTTTAGTTCACGAGTTtctgaaaaacaataaaaatataaaataagacaaagtaattcattattaaaattaagatttagtACGTTTACGTTTTctgttgtttatatttcttgttgtttctatgtataaaaattattttagtaaaattaacttacCTTTAAGAGTAACTCTTGGCTTTTTCTGTACAACAACATTCCCGTATTCTGAACCAAACATTTCGATCAAAATTTCAGACGCAACAGCTTTGATTTCAGTCCAATCgtctgaaaatatattaataacacattcttaatttatttgcttttagcaacaaattattaaatcaaaacatttcGCCTCTTTACCAGTAAGTTAAGGCcatagtttattaataaaagtcaccaattaatacatatattacacTTCTGAACTATCCTCAACTTTACAAGTCTATGATATGAATATTTAGgtaaatataagttttttttacagaattcCTACTTACCGATGATATCCTGGTTTGTAGTCctttgtgacgtcacagtgAATCGAATGACATaaacacttttaaaacaaGCGGGCACAGCGTGAATGTAGCCGCGAGCATTAAGACGCTTCAGAAGACGTTCTGTCAGAGCATTATCTCCTTTTAAACGAAAGGCAACCATCcctgtaatgtaaaatatgtttggaaatacatatattttgaaactGAAATTAAAGTAGAAGAATTTATCGGAAGATAAGACTAAAATGAATTATgtgaaagttaaaatattagatagaACTAATGGGAAATTAGGAAACATACCCAAATTCCTGGTCTGAGGTATCTCGAAACGTTGATCGGCTAATACGAGAGCTTCAAACTTTTGTGCCAACCGTACACTCtagaacaaatataaaaatgatagttTTAACTCTCCATCTTATAATATCGGTATCATCTTTTAAGACAAAAGCGCAGTGATGTCATTTGTTCTTATGTACCTcacgaatatgtttttgtaggCCAACTACTCCATAGTTTCGAAGCACAAACCAAAGCTTCAAAGCCCGAAAGCGACGGCTCAATGGTATTTGCCAATgctgtaaaacaaaaaaaaattgattaagtatttgttaaatttaacattacccaaaaataaagttttaattgtgTTAGCTCTCCTTAACACAAACACATGCATTTgttagttttgttattttactaaaaaaaactttgatatttaaattaaatattacgattattattttttcagtcAGTACATTTGCTGGAGTCACTTTGTTCCTAATCTAATAGACTTCACTGTTTCTATTCTATCTTTTATTCATTGcatgcattttaaaaaatgttgttactggctctaaatatatttttaaaaacattaaatcaaCAATTTTTAGTAACCACCACCTAACAAGTTAACCAAACCACCGAAGCATAAAGGTTCATACGAGTGGTTCATTCTTTTCAGGATTTTCTAGTTGTATGTTTCCACCGCAACCTGGAGATATTTTATCATAGCCGTGGAGATTACTAGATTTGTCGTAACCATTTTCATCCAACTTATGGTGACCGTTAACGACATTATCAAGTTTTGCATTACCATTTGTATAAACACCGCTTATTTCAATTCCAACAACTTTATTCCGTGTGTTTGATTTTTGTGATCCAACCTAaatatacacataaaataaattgcaatttattcaatgtaatactttacattatttgaaaaatatatgatttttatttcgtttgaTAACTTTAACTATCTTACCATATAATCGATTGCCTTTCCTGAAACAATAGAACAAAACAACTATGAATTTGCACGAACAAAcaat
It encodes:
- the LOC106715276 gene encoding histidine decarboxylase isoform X1, translating into MDHKEFRVKAKEMVDYIADYLENIRDRRVYPSVQPGYLHKRLPTEAPHLPEKWDDIFRDVEEHIMPGIVHWQSPHMHAYFPALTCYPSIMGEMLSSALNVLCFTWASSPAGTELETIAMNWLGKVLGLPDCFLNEKNDSSGGGVIQTTASEATLVSLLAARTRALMELSKLNPDLQSSELLGHLICYCSDQAHSSVEKAGLIGLVRMRYIESDANQSMRGDKLEEAILNDKSKGLVPFWVCATLGTTGSVAFDNLREIGQVCEKHSAWLHVDAAYAGSAFICPEYRHWLDGVELADSFAFNPSKWLMVNFDCTAMWVKDSTALHRTFNVNPIYLRHENSGKAIDYMVGSQKSNTRNKVVGIEISGVYTNGNAKLDNVVNGHHKLDENGYDKSSNLHGYDKISPGCGGNIQLENPEKNEPLHWQIPLSRRFRALKLWFVLRNYGVVGLQKHIRESVRLAQKFEALVLADQRFEIPQTRNLGMVAFRLKGDNALTERLLKRLNARGYIHAVPACFKSVYVIRFTVTSQRTTNQDIIDDWTEIKAVASEILIEMFGSEYGNVVVQKKPRVTLKETRELNATFGTSLLLANSPMSPKIVNGTHVAICDYEQVLNSCAQTFAQLKMEPKDSPEMRRRIRGIKMCGKKFSLDSCMDMVQGLMMEQSLPQCSEEEREEVSAGSSPGEKSSKSTSPAPSISAKPDVVSDTNKLEVPVTKPHRSKSMDVSVMGLSLDDAKITIDMKNNEITITPTGSKTFDDGIDKTQKSVHFDAIEQKLNIGDRISQAFENFQDGLEMLSELRQKNEIKDGNEKVEAKTDDSSSKLTIRGPGNYIKKLIQQFSEGPFEVEDSKTESGRAVATPSIRDRADAICKKCLHYKGKNEK